One Ignavibacteria bacterium genomic window carries:
- a CDS encoding TolC family protein has protein sequence MNFSISYSQKITSVDEAVKIAIENNPEIKTAQFNIGREEGIKQKAFNITKPQVFIEYEGVKGSISNFENRKIGVSQEFEFPLSYFLRADVQSSQVEIAKQEVRRVTNDIASKVKIAYLNLLLNNQLLEIATENLKIYNDFLFIAEQKYNAGATSNLEVLRARINKIKIENDISNLKSQIVNSQSELKRLLNMNYEIIPSGDLSFKELVLTKQELLNLAVQNNPEIIISSLQKEKFSNKMSLSKAELLPDLSVKYYNQKIGNDGGYWGIELGVDVPLWFWGEQSGNIKEADYEFQMASSQEITVRASIETILNQSFQDYQNNLRQLKFFNEDVFKETDEIFRQAKISYEEGSIDYTEYLQALGIVYDTRVQYMNAVYNYNKSIINLEKIIAGDIK, from the coding sequence GCAATTGAAAATAATCCAGAAATAAAAACTGCACAATTTAATATTGGAAGAGAAGAAGGAATAAAACAGAAAGCTTTTAATATCACTAAGCCACAGGTTTTCATTGAGTATGAAGGTGTAAAAGGTAGTATAAGCAATTTTGAAAACAGAAAAATCGGAGTTTCACAGGAGTTCGAGTTTCCTCTGAGCTACTTTTTGAGAGCCGATGTTCAAAGTTCGCAAGTTGAAATTGCAAAACAGGAAGTAAGACGGGTAACGAACGATATTGCTTCAAAAGTTAAAATAGCTTACTTGAATTTACTTCTTAACAATCAATTATTGGAAATTGCAACTGAGAATCTGAAAATTTATAATGATTTTTTATTTATTGCTGAACAGAAGTATAATGCAGGTGCAACTTCAAATCTCGAAGTTCTTAGAGCACGAATAAATAAAATTAAAATAGAGAATGATATTAGCAACTTAAAATCACAAATTGTAAATTCTCAATCTGAATTAAAAAGATTATTGAATATGAATTATGAAATTATTCCCTCCGGTGATTTAAGCTTCAAAGAGCTTGTTTTAACAAAACAAGAGTTATTAAATCTTGCTGTGCAAAATAATCCTGAAATAATAATTTCTAGTTTACAAAAAGAAAAGTTCTCGAATAAAATGTCTTTGTCGAAAGCGGAACTGCTTCCTGATTTATCAGTAAAGTATTATAATCAAAAAATTGGAAATGATGGTGGTTATTGGGGAATTGAACTTGGAGTTGACGTTCCCCTTTGGTTTTGGGGTGAGCAGTCTGGGAACATTAAAGAGGCTGATTATGAATTTCAGATGGCGTCAAGTCAAGAAATAACCGTTAGAGCAAGTATTGAAACTATTTTAAATCAATCGTTTCAGGATTATCAAAATAATCTAAGACAGTTAAAATTTTTCAATGAGGACGTATTTAAAGAAACTGATGAAATTTTCCGACAGGCAAAGATAAGTTATGAAGAAGGCTCAATTGATTATACGGAATATTTACAAGCACTCGGAATTGTATATGATACGAGAGTTCAATATATGAACGCCGTTTATAATTACAACAAATCCATAATAAATTTAGAAAAAATTATCGCAGGAGATATAAAATGA
- a CDS encoding efflux RND transporter periplasmic adaptor subunit, which yields MNLIKYMKIMPMIFLKIFLLLFILSGCGGNDATKEAHDEHGHEEGEHKEEVVLTDEQMKIMNIQLEKLQTQNLSGYIKVNGEIAANQDAQSRVGSLISGRVNKIYVKEGSYVRAGQTLAVIENPQLIDMQVDYINAKNEYEFTKQEYERQLKLNQNNIGSQKTLADLEANYKRALANYRTLEEKLASYKISTKRFDNIYSDTTAANLQRFYSVTSPISGNVVSRMVTVGQFVEPSVDMFYIINTSTVYADLSVFEKDLPFITEGQKVTITPNNTPNEIFEGKISYISRVFDDKNRTVKVRVAINNRQDKLLPFMFITAKIYVSANSVLAVPLSALETEGEEKFVFFKTNEMKEIESHPEHSEDEHKHDEGEHKHEEDEQKEGEEHAMDEQHPHEQGIVFKKVMVNTGISDDKYIEIFPIEELNPGTEIVTSGTFYLKAELKKEELSGHEH from the coding sequence ATGAATTTAATAAAATATATGAAAATAATGCCAATGATATTTTTAAAAATATTTTTGCTGTTATTTATTCTTAGTGGCTGTGGTGGTAATGATGCCACTAAGGAAGCTCATGATGAACACGGACACGAAGAGGGCGAGCATAAGGAAGAAGTTGTACTGACTGATGAGCAAATGAAAATTATGAATATACAATTGGAAAAGCTTCAAACGCAAAATTTAAGTGGCTATATAAAAGTTAACGGTGAAATAGCTGCTAATCAGGATGCTCAATCGAGAGTTGGCAGTTTGATTTCAGGAAGAGTCAACAAAATTTATGTAAAAGAGGGTTCGTATGTTCGCGCAGGTCAAACACTTGCAGTCATAGAAAATCCTCAGCTTATAGATATGCAGGTGGATTATATAAATGCAAAGAATGAATATGAATTTACAAAACAGGAATATGAAAGACAATTAAAGTTAAACCAAAATAATATAGGTTCACAAAAGACGCTTGCGGATCTTGAAGCAAACTATAAAAGAGCTCTTGCTAATTATAGAACACTAGAAGAAAAATTAGCATCATATAAAATCTCTACGAAAAGATTTGATAATATTTATAGCGACACTACTGCAGCAAATTTGCAAAGGTTCTATTCAGTAACTTCGCCTATTTCGGGAAATGTTGTATCGAGAATGGTTACGGTTGGACAATTTGTTGAACCTTCTGTTGATATGTTTTATATTATTAATACTTCGACTGTTTATGCCGATTTAAGTGTTTTTGAAAAAGACTTACCGTTTATCACAGAAGGACAAAAAGTTACAATCACACCCAATAACACTCCTAATGAAATATTCGAAGGAAAGATTTCTTATATAAGCAGGGTTTTCGATGATAAAAACAGAACCGTAAAAGTTCGAGTTGCAATAAACAACAGACAAGATAAGCTTCTTCCGTTTATGTTTATAACTGCAAAAATTTATGTGAGCGCTAACAGTGTTCTTGCTGTTCCATTATCAGCACTTGAAACAGAAGGAGAAGAAAAATTTGTTTTTTTCAAAACGAACGAAATGAAGGAAATTGAAAGTCACCCTGAACATAGTGAAGACGAGCATAAACACGATGAAGGTGAACACAAACATGAAGAAGACGAACAGAAAGAAGGTGAAGAACATGCTATGGATGAGCAACATCCTCACGAACAGGGAATTGTATTTAAAAAAGTTATGGTAAATACCGGCATATCAGATGATAAATATATTGAAATTTTTCCAATTGAAGAGTTAAATCCCGGCACTGAAATTGTAACAAGCGGAACATTTTATTTAAAAGCAGAACTTAAAAAAGAAGAACTAAGTGGTCATGAACATTAA
- a CDS encoding heavy metal translocating P-type ATPase, with product MKELFRDKKFKLLFLSLLLVLALEVLSLSGIHFPDEIAIPLFALICIGIGYKTLWNGLRNLIKLNFKSINTLMSLAVVGAFYLKQYPEAAIVIVLFTVGEYLERFGVMKSRSALKSLVDKTPKMADVKGKQENTPIEKVDIGDIIIIKPGDTIALDGKVVYGASSVDEAAITGEPIPYDKHIGDDVFAGTINKQGYLEVEVTKKSSDSTLAKIIELTFQATKTKAETQKFIEKFSSYYTPSIIVIALLIVMIPVLFLNGSFNEWLLMALTLLVISCPCALVISTPVSIYSAVGNASAKGIIIKGGKYIESMAQIKALALDKTLTITYGKPIVSDIIPFNDFTKEDVLACATGLEIFSEHPIAMSIVEKAKENNIEHHPMENFQAVTGKGVKGECIICKEKIHYLGSVKFITEKNNVLEAIVKKTDELQAQGKTAMILSNDKNVEGIIAVTDELKKESNEAINEIKNLGITPIMLTGDHSIPANYIADKVGIKEVKSSLLPADKVNEIQTLLKKYDKVGMVGDGINDAPALATATVGIAMGEVGSDAAIETADITLMNDNLILLPYLVKLSRKTINTIKLNTSFAIGIKILFITLAVFELSNLVMAIFADVGVTVIVIINGLRLMKYDS from the coding sequence ATGAAAGAATTATTTAGAGATAAAAAATTTAAACTTTTATTTTTATCACTTTTGTTAGTATTAGCTTTGGAAGTTTTGTCATTAAGCGGAATTCATTTCCCTGATGAAATAGCTATACCGCTCTTTGCTTTAATTTGTATTGGAATCGGGTATAAAACTTTATGGAATGGCTTAAGGAATTTAATAAAATTAAACTTCAAAAGTATAAATACCTTAATGTCGCTTGCTGTTGTTGGTGCTTTCTATCTTAAACAATATCCGGAAGCAGCAATTGTAATCGTCTTATTTACAGTAGGTGAATATCTTGAAAGATTTGGCGTGATGAAAAGCCGGTCGGCTTTAAAATCTCTAGTTGACAAAACACCTAAGATGGCAGATGTAAAAGGTAAACAAGAAAATACTCCAATAGAGAAGGTAGATATCGGTGATATAATAATTATCAAACCGGGCGATACAATAGCGCTTGATGGCAAAGTTGTTTACGGTGCGTCATCTGTTGATGAAGCTGCAATTACAGGTGAGCCGATTCCTTATGATAAACATATAGGTGACGATGTTTTTGCAGGTACAATTAATAAACAAGGTTATCTTGAAGTTGAAGTAACAAAAAAATCTTCAGATTCAACTCTAGCAAAAATAATAGAATTAACATTTCAAGCTACAAAAACAAAAGCAGAAACTCAAAAATTTATTGAAAAATTTTCGTCATACTATACCCCTTCTATAATTGTTATTGCACTATTAATAGTAATGATACCCGTCTTATTTTTAAACGGTTCTTTTAATGAATGGCTGCTAATGGCATTAACTTTATTGGTTATATCTTGTCCGTGTGCGTTGGTTATCTCGACACCGGTTTCTATATACTCTGCTGTTGGAAATGCGTCTGCAAAAGGCATTATTATTAAAGGAGGCAAATACATTGAATCAATGGCACAAATTAAAGCTCTCGCTCTAGACAAAACACTTACGATTACTTATGGAAAACCAATTGTAAGTGATATTATTCCTTTCAATGATTTTACCAAAGAGGATGTTCTTGCTTGTGCTACGGGTCTGGAAATATTTTCTGAACATCCTATAGCAATGAGCATAGTAGAGAAAGCAAAAGAAAATAACATAGAACATCATCCTATGGAAAATTTTCAGGCGGTTACAGGTAAAGGTGTTAAAGGTGAATGTATAATATGTAAAGAGAAAATTCATTATTTAGGAAGCGTCAAGTTTATAACGGAAAAAAACAACGTGCTTGAAGCTATTGTTAAAAAAACTGATGAACTTCAAGCACAGGGTAAAACAGCAATGATTTTGAGCAATGATAAAAACGTAGAAGGTATTATTGCAGTCACAGATGAGTTAAAAAAAGAAAGTAATGAAGCAATTAATGAAATTAAAAACTTAGGGATAACTCCTATAATGCTCACAGGAGACCATTCTATACCTGCAAATTATATTGCTGATAAGGTTGGAATAAAAGAAGTAAAAAGCAGCTTGCTTCCTGCTGATAAAGTTAATGAAATACAAACGTTATTAAAAAAATATGACAAAGTTGGTATGGTTGGTGATGGGATTAATGATGCTCCTGCTTTAGCAACAGCAACTGTGGGAATTGCTATGGGTGAGGTTGGATCTGATGCCGCAATTGAAACCGCAGATATAACTTTAATGAATGACAATTTAATTTTATTGCCTTATTTAGTAAAATTATCCCGCAAGACAATAAATACTATAAAACTGAATACATCATTTGCCATAGGCATAAAAATATTATTCATAACCTTAGCCGTTTTTGAATTAAGCAATCTTGTAATGGCAATTTTTGCCGATGTAGGTGTTACAGTGATTGTAATAATAAACGGATTGAGACTTATGAAATACGATAGCTAA
- a CDS encoding Crp/Fnr family transcriptional regulator translates to MKIQIEQPPCDKCFSNHDNVFCKLTHEQIKEMDHEKTCTIYPKNTNVFNEGNMPFGLYCINRGKIKVFQSKRGGKKYIIRLAKEGDILGYRALISGEAYTGTATVLEEATLCFVPKKLFFDFLKSNSDFSSKLIQLLSNDLKNTEKKLATMALKPVRERMAETLLMLNEFYGIDSEGFIKISISREDIANIVGTATETVIRILSEFKSEKMIELINKRIKIVDSEQLIITANIFD, encoded by the coding sequence ATGAAAATTCAAATTGAACAACCTCCTTGTGATAAATGCTTTTCAAATCATGATAATGTATTTTGCAAGCTAACTCATGAACAAATTAAGGAAATGGATCATGAAAAAACCTGTACCATATATCCCAAAAATACAAACGTTTTCAATGAAGGCAATATGCCATTTGGTTTATATTGTATAAATAGGGGAAAGATAAAAGTATTTCAAAGCAAGCGCGGCGGAAAAAAATATATCATCCGTCTGGCTAAAGAAGGTGATATACTTGGATATAGAGCATTGATAAGCGGTGAAGCATATACCGGTACTGCAACGGTTTTGGAAGAAGCTACACTTTGTTTTGTACCCAAAAAATTATTTTTTGATTTTCTTAAATCAAATTCAGATTTTTCATCTAAATTAATTCAGCTTCTTTCTAATGATTTAAAAAATACCGAAAAAAAACTGGCAACGATGGCACTGAAACCTGTCCGCGAAAGGATGGCTGAAACTCTTTTGATGCTTAATGAATTTTATGGCATTGATAGTGAAGGATTCATTAAAATAAGTATTTCAAGGGAGGATATTGCCAATATTGTAGGCACAGCTACGGAAACTGTAATCAGAATACTTTCTGAATTTAAGTCTGAAAAAATGATAGAGTTGATTAATAAAAGAATAAAAATTGTCGACTCTGAACAGTTAATAATAACTGCAAATATTTTCGATTAA